In Salmo salar chromosome ssa24, Ssal_v3.1, whole genome shotgun sequence, the following proteins share a genomic window:
- the nkx31 gene encoding homeobox protein Nkx-3.1 → MSETVKPPTSFFIDDILSIKENTRLNFRCSSSHKSKEGCAQWNNQQCEHVSQSEEHCAQDTAFEARKDLFDSSCSSTPDAMIRFTSVGKQKRSRAAFTHLQVLELEKKFNHQKYLSAPERANLANTLGLTETQVKIWFQNRRYKTKRKQQATEYCKNIFQKSEELSTEDNLVRSSLLSTFYKTYKYQPYVYDFNSTWRPILW, encoded by the exons ATGTCGGAGACAGTCAAGCCACCAACTTCGTTTTTCATCGATGACATCCTGTCCATTAAAGAGAATACACGGCTAAACTTCAGGTGCTCTTCCTCACACAAGTCCAAGGAGGGATGCGCGCAATGGAATAACCAACAGTGCGAGCATGTATCACAGTCAGAGGAACATTGCGCACAGGATACAGCATTTGAAGCGCGGAAAG ATTTATTTGACAGCTCTTGTTCTAGCACCCCAGATGCCATGATACGTTTTACATCAGTCGGCAAACAGAAGCGCTCGCGCGCTGCCTTTACGCATCTGCAAGTGTTAGAACTGGAGAAGAAATTTAACCACCAGAAGTACCTGTCCGCTCCCGAAAGAGCCAATCTTGCCAACACGTTGGGACTGACCGAGACCCAAGTTAAAATCTGGTTTCAGAACAGAAGATACAAAACCAAACGGAAGCAGCAAGCTACGGAGTACTGTAAGAACATCTTTCAAAAGTCAGAAGAACTAAGTACAGAGGACAATTTAGTCAGATCGTCGCTTCTCTCCACGTTCTACAAAACATATAAATACCAACCATATGTGTATGACTTCAATAGCACATGGAGACCAATACTGTGGTGA